Proteins from a single region of Corvus moneduloides isolate bCorMon1 chromosome 19, bCorMon1.pri, whole genome shotgun sequence:
- the LLGL2 gene encoding LLGL scribble cell polarity complex component 2 isoform X1 — MRRFLRPGHDPVRERLKRDLFQFNKTVEHGFPHQPSALGYSPFLRLMAIGTRSGAIKLYGAPGVEFMGLHEENNTVMQIHFIPDQCQLVTLLDDNSLHLWSLKQHGGASELLEEHRFTLKGPPGSPPSATQVTAVLPHSSREVLYLGTESGNIFVVELPSFRVLEDRTITPEAVLQRIPEDNCNRRSCELVEALREHPKNPDQILIGYSRGLIVLWDLQNNKATHHFLGSQQLENLYWQRDGSKFISCHYDGSYSQWPVSSDNRQPEPLESTVPYGPFPCKAISKIYWQTTKNGLPYIIFQGGMPRASYGDRHSISVIHGSQQTAFDFTSRVIDFFIIFSSDPAAEFDDPSALVVLAEEELVVIDLKSAGWPAVHPPYLASLHCSAITCSHHVSNIPLKLWERIISAGSKQNVHYSSMPWPIDGGTNIAPDPPQRDLLLTGHEDGTVRFWDASGVCLHLLYKLSTVRVFLTDADPNDNMNTLGEDEWPPLRKVGTFDPYSDDPRLGIQKIYLCKYSGYLAVAGTAGQVLVMELNDEDAEHVVDHAEADLLQDQEGYRWKGHEKLKTRDGPVRFEAGFQPFVLVQCQPPAVVTSLALHSEWKLVAFGTSHGFGLFDHQQKQLVFVKCTLHPSDQLALEGPLSRVKSLKKSLRQSFRRIRRSRVSSRKRRGGSGNASEVQEANAKFDQDALQEMELAPVQRKIEARSAEDSFTGFVRTLYFADTFLRDSSRHCPSLWAGTNGGTVYAFCLRVPPAERRMDEPVRAEQAKEIQLMHRAPVVGILVLDGRSTPLPEPLEVAHDLSKSPDMQGSHQLLVVSEEQFKVFTLPKVSSKLKLKLTALEGCRVRKVTVANFGSCKTDDYSENDLAVLTNLGDIQIISLPFLKLQIRYPCIRKEDVSGIASCVFTKYGQGFYLISPSEFERFSLSTKWLVEPRCIVDMPEVTSNNQVHNKSGTENAARKSRGPGKSPGDCGEDGRKSGRLMEHALLNDEKVLKEIQSTLEGGRGRRDHIPTSPRNRTLSIRIQELCRKKFGKKSVRTRAK; from the exons acTGTGGAACATGGATTTCCCCATCAGCCCAGTGCCCTGGGCTATAGCCCATTTCTCCGTCTCATGGCCATTGGGACACGATCAGGAGCCATCAAATT ATATGGTGCTCCTGGGGTGGAGTTCATGGGtttacatgaagaaaacaatACTGTAATGCAGATTCACTTTATACCTGATCAG TGCCAGCTGGTGACACTGCTGGATGATAACAGCTTGCACCTCTGGAGCCTGAAGCAGCACGGAGGAGCatctgagctgctggaggagcatcGTTTCACCCTCAAAGGGCCACCTGG CTCTCCACCAAGTGCCACCCAGGTAACAGCTGTGCTTCCCCATTCCTCACGGGAAGTGCTGTACCTCGGCACGGAGAGTGGCAACATCTTTGTGGTGGAGCTGCCCTCATTCCGAGTGCTGGAGGATAGGACCATCACCCCCGAGGCCGTGCTGCAGCG gatACCAGAAGATAACTGCAACAGACGATCCTGTGAACTGGTGGAAGCCCTTCGGGAGCATCCTAAGAACCCTGACCAGATCCTAATTGGATACAGCAGGGGCTTGATTGTCCTCTGGGACCTGCAGAATAACAAAGCAACACACCATTTCCTGGGCAGCCAG cagctggagaacCTCTACTGGCAGAGGGATGGCAGTAAATTCATTAGTTGTCACTATGATGGAAGTTACAGCCAGTGGCCAGTATCCAGTGACAACAGGCAGCCAGAGCCTCTGGAAAGCACTGTGCCTTATG GTCCTTTTCCTTGCAAGGCCATCTCCAAGATCTACTGGCAGACAACAAAAAATGG gcTTCCTTACATAATATTCCAAGGAGGAATGCCCCGGGCTAGCTATGGGGACCGGCACAGCATCTCTGTTATCCACGGCAGCCAGCAAACAGCCTTTGACTTTACCTCACGAGTGATAGACTTCTTCATAATCTTCAGTTCAGATCCTGCTGCAG AATTCGATGACCCCTCTGCCCTGGTGGTGCTGGCAGAAGAAGAGCTCGTGGTGATAGACTTGAAAAGTGCAGGCTGGCCAGCAGTGCACCCTCCATACCTGGCttccctgcactgctcagcCATCACCTGCTCTCACCACGTCTCCAACATCCCACTGAAGCTCTGGGAGCGGATTATCAGCGCTGGGAGCAAGCAGAACGTTCACTACTCCAGTATG CCGTGGCCGATTGACGGTGGCACCAACATCGCTCCGGATCCTCCACAGAGGGACTTGCTGCTAACAGG GCATGAGGATGGCACAGTGAGGTTTTGGGATGCCTCTGGTGTCTGCTTGCACCTCCTTTATAAGCTGAGCACAGTGAGAGTGTTCCTCACAGATGCTGATCCCAATGACAACATGAACACCCTGGGGGAGGATGAGTGGCCTCCACTCCGCAAG GTTGGTACCTTTGATCCTTACAGTGATGATCCAAGACTTGGGATCCAGAAGATCTACCTGTGTAAATACAGTGGATACTTGGCTGTTGCTGGTACAGCAGGACAG GTGCTGGTGATGGAACTGAACGACGAGGATGCAGAACACGTGGTGGACCATGCTGAAGCAGATCTCCTGCAGGACCAAGAGGGCTATCGATGGAAAGGTCACGAGAAGCTAAAAACTCGAGATGGCCCTGTTCGATTTGAAGCTGGTTTTCAGCCATTTGTCCTTGTCCAGTGTCAACCACCAGCTGTGGTCACCTCTTTGGCCCTGCACTCAGAGTGGAAGCTTGTGGCCTTTGGTACCAGTCATGGGTTTGGGCTTTTTgaccatcagcagaagcaactGGTCTTTGTCAA GTGCACACTGCATCCCAGTGACCAGTTGGCCTTAGAAGGTCCCCTGTCTCGGGTGAAATCCTTGAAGAAGTCCCTCCGTCAGTCATTCCGGCGGATCAGAAGAAGCCGCGTGTCCAGTAGGAAGCGGCGAGGAGGTAGTGGGAATGCCTCAGAG GTGCAAGAAGCAAATGCCAAGTTTGACCAGGACGCATTGCAGGAGATGGAACTTGCTCCAGTCCAGCGCAAGATCGAAGCCCGCTCGGCAGAAGACTCTTTCACTGGCTTTGTGCGAACCTTGTATTTTGCTGATACCTTTCTGAGAGACA GCTCCCGGCACTGCCCGTCCCTGTGGGCTGGCACCAATGGAGGGACAGTCTACGCCTTCTGTTTACGTGTTCctccagcagagaggaggaTGGATGAGCctgtgagggcagagcagg CCAAAGAGATTCAGCTGATGCACAGGGCTCCTGTTGTGGGGATACTTGTGTTGGATGGACGCAGCACTCCCCTCCCGGAACCTCTAGAAGTAGCACATGACCTTTCCAAGAGTCCTGATATGCAAGGCAGCCACCAGCTGCTGGTGGTATCTGAAGAGCAATTTAAG GTCTTCACGTTGCCCAAGGTCAGCTCCAAGCTGAAGCTGAAGCTGACAGCCCTGGAGGGCTGCAGGGTACGGAAGGTGACAGTTGCCAACTTCGGCAGCTGCAAGACCGACGATTACAGCGAGAACGACCTGGCAGTGCTGACCAACCTGGGAGACATCCAGATCAtctccctgcccttcctcaAGTTACAGATCCGCTACCCCTGCATCCGCAAGGAGGATGTGAGTGGCATTGCATCCTGTGTCTTCACCAAATATGGCCAAG GTTTCTATCTGATCTCGCCGTCGGAGTTTGAGAGGTTTTCCCTTTCCACCAAATGGTTGGTGGAGCCCCGGTGCATCGTGGACATGCCAGAAGTGACAAGCAACAATCAAGTGCACAACAAGTCTGGCACAGAGAATGCTGCAAGGAAATCCAG gGGACCAGGAAAGAGTCCAGGTGACTGTGGAGAAGATg GAAGGAAGTCTGGGAGGCTGATGGAACATGCCTTACTCAATGACGAAA AAGTGCTGAAGGAGATCCAGAGTACtctggagggaggcagagg CAGGAGAGATCACATTCCCACATCCCCAAGGAACAGGACTCTGAGTATTCGCATACAG GAGTTATGCAGAAAGAAATTCGGCAAGAAGTCCGTTAGGACACGGGCTAAGTAA
- the LLGL2 gene encoding LLGL scribble cell polarity complex component 2 isoform X2, which yields MRRFLRPGHDPVRERLKRDLFQFNKTVEHGFPHQPSALGYSPFLRLMAIGTRSGAIKLYGAPGVEFMGLHEENNTVMQIHFIPDQCQLVTLLDDNSLHLWSLKQHGGASELLEEHRFTLKGPPGSPPSATQVTAVLPHSSREVLYLGTESGNIFVVELPSFRVLEDRTITPEAVLQRIPEDNCNRRSCELVEALREHPKNPDQILIGYSRGLIVLWDLQNNKATHHFLGSQQLENLYWQRDGSKFISCHYDGSYSQWPVSSDNRQPEPLESTVPYGPFPCKAISKIYWQTTKNGLPYIIFQGGMPRASYGDRHSISVIHGSQQTAFDFTSRVIDFFIIFSSDPAAEFDDPSALVVLAEEELVVIDLKSAGWPAVHPPYLASLHCSAITCSHHVSNIPLKLWERIISAGSKQNVHYSSMPWPIDGGTNIAPDPPQRDLLLTGHEDGTVRFWDASGVCLHLLYKLSTVRVFLTDADPNDNMNTLGEDEWPPLRKVGTFDPYSDDPRLGIQKIYLCKYSGYLAVAGTAGQVLVMELNDEDAEHVVDHAEADLLQDQEGYRWKGHEKLKTRDGPVRFEAGFQPFVLVQCQPPAVVTSLALHSEWKLVAFGTSHGFGLFDHQQKQLVFVKCTLHPSDQLALEGPLSRVKSLKKSLRQSFRRIRRSRVSSRKRRGGSGNASEVQEANAKFDQDALQEMELAPVQRKIEARSAEDSFTGFVRTLYFADTFLRDSSRHCPSLWAGTNGGTVYAFCLRVPPAERRMDEPVRAEQAKEIQLMHRAPVVGILVLDGRSTPLPEPLEVAHDLSKSPDMQGSHQLLVVSEEQFKVFTLPKVSSKLKLKLTALEGCRVRKVTVANFGSCKTDDYSENDLAVLTNLGDIQIISLPFLKLQIRYPCIRKEDVSGIASCVFTKYGQGFYLISPSEFERFSLSTKWLVEPRCIVDMPEVTSNNQVHNKSGTENAARKSRGPGKSPGDCGEDGRKSGRLMEHALLNDEKVLKEIQSTLEGGRGRDHIPTSPRNRTLSIRIQELCRKKFGKKSVRTRAK from the exons acTGTGGAACATGGATTTCCCCATCAGCCCAGTGCCCTGGGCTATAGCCCATTTCTCCGTCTCATGGCCATTGGGACACGATCAGGAGCCATCAAATT ATATGGTGCTCCTGGGGTGGAGTTCATGGGtttacatgaagaaaacaatACTGTAATGCAGATTCACTTTATACCTGATCAG TGCCAGCTGGTGACACTGCTGGATGATAACAGCTTGCACCTCTGGAGCCTGAAGCAGCACGGAGGAGCatctgagctgctggaggagcatcGTTTCACCCTCAAAGGGCCACCTGG CTCTCCACCAAGTGCCACCCAGGTAACAGCTGTGCTTCCCCATTCCTCACGGGAAGTGCTGTACCTCGGCACGGAGAGTGGCAACATCTTTGTGGTGGAGCTGCCCTCATTCCGAGTGCTGGAGGATAGGACCATCACCCCCGAGGCCGTGCTGCAGCG gatACCAGAAGATAACTGCAACAGACGATCCTGTGAACTGGTGGAAGCCCTTCGGGAGCATCCTAAGAACCCTGACCAGATCCTAATTGGATACAGCAGGGGCTTGATTGTCCTCTGGGACCTGCAGAATAACAAAGCAACACACCATTTCCTGGGCAGCCAG cagctggagaacCTCTACTGGCAGAGGGATGGCAGTAAATTCATTAGTTGTCACTATGATGGAAGTTACAGCCAGTGGCCAGTATCCAGTGACAACAGGCAGCCAGAGCCTCTGGAAAGCACTGTGCCTTATG GTCCTTTTCCTTGCAAGGCCATCTCCAAGATCTACTGGCAGACAACAAAAAATGG gcTTCCTTACATAATATTCCAAGGAGGAATGCCCCGGGCTAGCTATGGGGACCGGCACAGCATCTCTGTTATCCACGGCAGCCAGCAAACAGCCTTTGACTTTACCTCACGAGTGATAGACTTCTTCATAATCTTCAGTTCAGATCCTGCTGCAG AATTCGATGACCCCTCTGCCCTGGTGGTGCTGGCAGAAGAAGAGCTCGTGGTGATAGACTTGAAAAGTGCAGGCTGGCCAGCAGTGCACCCTCCATACCTGGCttccctgcactgctcagcCATCACCTGCTCTCACCACGTCTCCAACATCCCACTGAAGCTCTGGGAGCGGATTATCAGCGCTGGGAGCAAGCAGAACGTTCACTACTCCAGTATG CCGTGGCCGATTGACGGTGGCACCAACATCGCTCCGGATCCTCCACAGAGGGACTTGCTGCTAACAGG GCATGAGGATGGCACAGTGAGGTTTTGGGATGCCTCTGGTGTCTGCTTGCACCTCCTTTATAAGCTGAGCACAGTGAGAGTGTTCCTCACAGATGCTGATCCCAATGACAACATGAACACCCTGGGGGAGGATGAGTGGCCTCCACTCCGCAAG GTTGGTACCTTTGATCCTTACAGTGATGATCCAAGACTTGGGATCCAGAAGATCTACCTGTGTAAATACAGTGGATACTTGGCTGTTGCTGGTACAGCAGGACAG GTGCTGGTGATGGAACTGAACGACGAGGATGCAGAACACGTGGTGGACCATGCTGAAGCAGATCTCCTGCAGGACCAAGAGGGCTATCGATGGAAAGGTCACGAGAAGCTAAAAACTCGAGATGGCCCTGTTCGATTTGAAGCTGGTTTTCAGCCATTTGTCCTTGTCCAGTGTCAACCACCAGCTGTGGTCACCTCTTTGGCCCTGCACTCAGAGTGGAAGCTTGTGGCCTTTGGTACCAGTCATGGGTTTGGGCTTTTTgaccatcagcagaagcaactGGTCTTTGTCAA GTGCACACTGCATCCCAGTGACCAGTTGGCCTTAGAAGGTCCCCTGTCTCGGGTGAAATCCTTGAAGAAGTCCCTCCGTCAGTCATTCCGGCGGATCAGAAGAAGCCGCGTGTCCAGTAGGAAGCGGCGAGGAGGTAGTGGGAATGCCTCAGAG GTGCAAGAAGCAAATGCCAAGTTTGACCAGGACGCATTGCAGGAGATGGAACTTGCTCCAGTCCAGCGCAAGATCGAAGCCCGCTCGGCAGAAGACTCTTTCACTGGCTTTGTGCGAACCTTGTATTTTGCTGATACCTTTCTGAGAGACA GCTCCCGGCACTGCCCGTCCCTGTGGGCTGGCACCAATGGAGGGACAGTCTACGCCTTCTGTTTACGTGTTCctccagcagagaggaggaTGGATGAGCctgtgagggcagagcagg CCAAAGAGATTCAGCTGATGCACAGGGCTCCTGTTGTGGGGATACTTGTGTTGGATGGACGCAGCACTCCCCTCCCGGAACCTCTAGAAGTAGCACATGACCTTTCCAAGAGTCCTGATATGCAAGGCAGCCACCAGCTGCTGGTGGTATCTGAAGAGCAATTTAAG GTCTTCACGTTGCCCAAGGTCAGCTCCAAGCTGAAGCTGAAGCTGACAGCCCTGGAGGGCTGCAGGGTACGGAAGGTGACAGTTGCCAACTTCGGCAGCTGCAAGACCGACGATTACAGCGAGAACGACCTGGCAGTGCTGACCAACCTGGGAGACATCCAGATCAtctccctgcccttcctcaAGTTACAGATCCGCTACCCCTGCATCCGCAAGGAGGATGTGAGTGGCATTGCATCCTGTGTCTTCACCAAATATGGCCAAG GTTTCTATCTGATCTCGCCGTCGGAGTTTGAGAGGTTTTCCCTTTCCACCAAATGGTTGGTGGAGCCCCGGTGCATCGTGGACATGCCAGAAGTGACAAGCAACAATCAAGTGCACAACAAGTCTGGCACAGAGAATGCTGCAAGGAAATCCAG gGGACCAGGAAAGAGTCCAGGTGACTGTGGAGAAGATg GAAGGAAGTCTGGGAGGCTGATGGAACATGCCTTACTCAATGACGAAA AAGTGCTGAAGGAGATCCAGAGTACtctggagggaggcagagg GAGAGATCACATTCCCACATCCCCAAGGAACAGGACTCTGAGTATTCGCATACAG GAGTTATGCAGAAAGAAATTCGGCAAGAAGTCCGTTAGGACACGGGCTAAGTAA
- the LLGL2 gene encoding LLGL scribble cell polarity complex component 2 isoform X4 yields MRRFLRPGHDPVRERLKRDLFQFNKTVEHGFPHQPSALGYSPFLRLMAIGTRSGAIKLYGAPGVEFMGLHEENNTVMQIHFIPDQCQLVTLLDDNSLHLWSLKQHGGASELLEEHRFTLKGPPGSPPSATQVTAVLPHSSREVLYLGTESGNIFVVELPSFRVLEDRTITPEAVLQRIPEDNCNRRSCELVEALREHPKNPDQILIGYSRGLIVLWDLQNNKATHHFLGSQQLENLYWQRDGSKFISCHYDGSYSQWPVSSDNRQPEPLESTVPYGPFPCKAISKIYWQTTKNGLPYIIFQGGMPRASYGDRHSISVIHGSQQTAFDFTSRVIDFFIIFSSDPAAEFDDPSALVVLAEEELVVIDLKSAGWPAVHPPYLASLHCSAITCSHHVSNIPLKLWERIISAGSKQNVHYSSMPWPIDGGTNIAPDPPQRDLLLTGHEDGTVRFWDASGVCLHLLYKLSTVRVFLTDADPNDNMNTLGEDEWPPLRKVGTFDPYSDDPRLGIQKIYLCKYSGYLAVAGTAGQVLVMELNDEDAEHVVDHAEADLLQDQEGYRWKGHEKLKTRDGPVRFEAGFQPFVLVQCQPPAVVTSLALHSEWKLVAFGTSHGFGLFDHQQKQLVFVKCTLHPSDQLALEGPLSRVKSLKKSLRQSFRRIRRSRVSSRKRRGGSGNASEVQEANAKFDQDALQEMELAPVQRKIEARSAEDSFTGFVRTLYFADTFLRDSSRHCPSLWAGTNGGTVYAFCLRVPPAERRMDEPVRAEQAKEIQLMHRAPVVGILVLDGRSTPLPEPLEVAHDLSKSPDMQGSHQLLVVSEEQFKVFTLPKVSSKLKLKLTALEGCRVRKVTVANFGSCKTDDYSENDLAVLTNLGDIQIISLPFLKLQIRYPCIRKEDVSGIASCVFTKYGQGFYLISPSEFERFSLSTKWLVEPRCIVDMPEVTSNNQVHNKSGTENAARKSRGPGKSPGDCGEDGRKSGRLMEHALLNDEKVLKEIQSTLEGGRGSYAERNSARSPLGHGLSNGGAD; encoded by the exons acTGTGGAACATGGATTTCCCCATCAGCCCAGTGCCCTGGGCTATAGCCCATTTCTCCGTCTCATGGCCATTGGGACACGATCAGGAGCCATCAAATT ATATGGTGCTCCTGGGGTGGAGTTCATGGGtttacatgaagaaaacaatACTGTAATGCAGATTCACTTTATACCTGATCAG TGCCAGCTGGTGACACTGCTGGATGATAACAGCTTGCACCTCTGGAGCCTGAAGCAGCACGGAGGAGCatctgagctgctggaggagcatcGTTTCACCCTCAAAGGGCCACCTGG CTCTCCACCAAGTGCCACCCAGGTAACAGCTGTGCTTCCCCATTCCTCACGGGAAGTGCTGTACCTCGGCACGGAGAGTGGCAACATCTTTGTGGTGGAGCTGCCCTCATTCCGAGTGCTGGAGGATAGGACCATCACCCCCGAGGCCGTGCTGCAGCG gatACCAGAAGATAACTGCAACAGACGATCCTGTGAACTGGTGGAAGCCCTTCGGGAGCATCCTAAGAACCCTGACCAGATCCTAATTGGATACAGCAGGGGCTTGATTGTCCTCTGGGACCTGCAGAATAACAAAGCAACACACCATTTCCTGGGCAGCCAG cagctggagaacCTCTACTGGCAGAGGGATGGCAGTAAATTCATTAGTTGTCACTATGATGGAAGTTACAGCCAGTGGCCAGTATCCAGTGACAACAGGCAGCCAGAGCCTCTGGAAAGCACTGTGCCTTATG GTCCTTTTCCTTGCAAGGCCATCTCCAAGATCTACTGGCAGACAACAAAAAATGG gcTTCCTTACATAATATTCCAAGGAGGAATGCCCCGGGCTAGCTATGGGGACCGGCACAGCATCTCTGTTATCCACGGCAGCCAGCAAACAGCCTTTGACTTTACCTCACGAGTGATAGACTTCTTCATAATCTTCAGTTCAGATCCTGCTGCAG AATTCGATGACCCCTCTGCCCTGGTGGTGCTGGCAGAAGAAGAGCTCGTGGTGATAGACTTGAAAAGTGCAGGCTGGCCAGCAGTGCACCCTCCATACCTGGCttccctgcactgctcagcCATCACCTGCTCTCACCACGTCTCCAACATCCCACTGAAGCTCTGGGAGCGGATTATCAGCGCTGGGAGCAAGCAGAACGTTCACTACTCCAGTATG CCGTGGCCGATTGACGGTGGCACCAACATCGCTCCGGATCCTCCACAGAGGGACTTGCTGCTAACAGG GCATGAGGATGGCACAGTGAGGTTTTGGGATGCCTCTGGTGTCTGCTTGCACCTCCTTTATAAGCTGAGCACAGTGAGAGTGTTCCTCACAGATGCTGATCCCAATGACAACATGAACACCCTGGGGGAGGATGAGTGGCCTCCACTCCGCAAG GTTGGTACCTTTGATCCTTACAGTGATGATCCAAGACTTGGGATCCAGAAGATCTACCTGTGTAAATACAGTGGATACTTGGCTGTTGCTGGTACAGCAGGACAG GTGCTGGTGATGGAACTGAACGACGAGGATGCAGAACACGTGGTGGACCATGCTGAAGCAGATCTCCTGCAGGACCAAGAGGGCTATCGATGGAAAGGTCACGAGAAGCTAAAAACTCGAGATGGCCCTGTTCGATTTGAAGCTGGTTTTCAGCCATTTGTCCTTGTCCAGTGTCAACCACCAGCTGTGGTCACCTCTTTGGCCCTGCACTCAGAGTGGAAGCTTGTGGCCTTTGGTACCAGTCATGGGTTTGGGCTTTTTgaccatcagcagaagcaactGGTCTTTGTCAA GTGCACACTGCATCCCAGTGACCAGTTGGCCTTAGAAGGTCCCCTGTCTCGGGTGAAATCCTTGAAGAAGTCCCTCCGTCAGTCATTCCGGCGGATCAGAAGAAGCCGCGTGTCCAGTAGGAAGCGGCGAGGAGGTAGTGGGAATGCCTCAGAG GTGCAAGAAGCAAATGCCAAGTTTGACCAGGACGCATTGCAGGAGATGGAACTTGCTCCAGTCCAGCGCAAGATCGAAGCCCGCTCGGCAGAAGACTCTTTCACTGGCTTTGTGCGAACCTTGTATTTTGCTGATACCTTTCTGAGAGACA GCTCCCGGCACTGCCCGTCCCTGTGGGCTGGCACCAATGGAGGGACAGTCTACGCCTTCTGTTTACGTGTTCctccagcagagaggaggaTGGATGAGCctgtgagggcagagcagg CCAAAGAGATTCAGCTGATGCACAGGGCTCCTGTTGTGGGGATACTTGTGTTGGATGGACGCAGCACTCCCCTCCCGGAACCTCTAGAAGTAGCACATGACCTTTCCAAGAGTCCTGATATGCAAGGCAGCCACCAGCTGCTGGTGGTATCTGAAGAGCAATTTAAG GTCTTCACGTTGCCCAAGGTCAGCTCCAAGCTGAAGCTGAAGCTGACAGCCCTGGAGGGCTGCAGGGTACGGAAGGTGACAGTTGCCAACTTCGGCAGCTGCAAGACCGACGATTACAGCGAGAACGACCTGGCAGTGCTGACCAACCTGGGAGACATCCAGATCAtctccctgcccttcctcaAGTTACAGATCCGCTACCCCTGCATCCGCAAGGAGGATGTGAGTGGCATTGCATCCTGTGTCTTCACCAAATATGGCCAAG GTTTCTATCTGATCTCGCCGTCGGAGTTTGAGAGGTTTTCCCTTTCCACCAAATGGTTGGTGGAGCCCCGGTGCATCGTGGACATGCCAGAAGTGACAAGCAACAATCAAGTGCACAACAAGTCTGGCACAGAGAATGCTGCAAGGAAATCCAG gGGACCAGGAAAGAGTCCAGGTGACTGTGGAGAAGATg GAAGGAAGTCTGGGAGGCTGATGGAACATGCCTTACTCAATGACGAAA AAGTGCTGAAGGAGATCCAGAGTACtctggagggaggcagagg GAGTTATGCAGAAAGAAATTCGGCAAGAAGTCCGTTAGGACACGGGCTAAGTAATGGAGGAG CAGATTGA